In a single window of the Solea senegalensis isolate Sse05_10M linkage group LG1, IFAPA_SoseM_1, whole genome shotgun sequence genome:
- the LOC122773775 gene encoding apoptotic chromatin condensation inducer in the nucleus-like isoform X1 has translation MADLEDVTLDGRPLQSLRVADLKAALEERGLSKSGQKNALVKRLKGALMLENLQRTSTAHIGLQPNSQIGEEMSQNSFIKQYLAKQQELLRQRLEREAREAFETNDQEAHAEVNNSTSCPPQAQQDVTPASAEQHKPPGPSGAGNEVEGNRNEEADMSGPPASGSVAMRVSGGEHRPERGSTSSEVAADSDDEDSEDGEEDADDDDWDSNARRRSLREPARAPTTRERSGASCQPQQQHIPSLLSPQLRQPTPPPSPPPELSFPLPDTPKQSPPSPDVAPGRRSSSTSSSGSSSSGSRSSSPEPQRSGPAERKPGPLTLLARKMESEGAFSGAGWHGGDGEGDRQGSGSPSGASFPARGPLEGLVSAITHTTNTAGNVPSPMNPGTYKTIIGGHPAHSQVHVRILKSTVTGEKGSEAVREAAFELERQEKQRKLDQERAIELERERALALEREEKQRALEKEMLEHQQALEREEQEKALQREREKQERELALEQERQERELALERERQERELALERERQERELALAKEREEREQALARERALELERQKELERQRALEQERLQRESEEREKQERLQREREEREKQERLQREREEREKAMELERAKALERERALEQERLDRERALEAERKEKERKERELALEQERLKREKLEREKALEEERIKREKALEQERLERERALEQERLERERVLEQEKLERERALEQERLEKEEALERERIMREKAIERERLEREKALAQERLEKERALEQERLEREKAIEQERLERKEKERVERERLDQERREREKALELEREEKERAEMEAALEKERVEREAALEKERVERVAALEKERVERERVEKEERERLDREKALEQERLEMERALDKERKEKERALEEERERLIKEKAMQKEEQEKALVLEHKPELVAKKEKESCLPPAKRGCKIDLAPLPTTSLLSTGPARKSSAEAREQEDVHSPMSRTETQAAETGAPTSPTPLSPQSSFKKFRLRDSPLQPQSSSIVIKRPRSFSDTPQPQPSPLVSPISVGEQQQKGHQPTAKQEAPQVQTKLEAVISPGSPGIQSEEMTSSKEQADPVKTEHAVKDSTKKIKVDESKSILTPLDVTQREGRSVKKEEKMIRQRSSSSDSSSSDSDSSSSRSSRSSASSQEETSSISRGRGAGKSGRDSSPQHRIIKEIGGEKIPKASPRKRQRSGDDVHATAGDHVKKSFTESSTQEETQRKRKDSEREEEKDKQRQVTEIAMAEPEKLPENCEETPKTSARKISLSSNKLSPGTSSAEGDQESGAPANRKRRWGSSTAVTTKKPSISITTDSLKSLIPDIRPCLGQEAVVDLHPEEAVLSGIEEEDREQSDQDLQIRRTVTQVVHSESQENGQKETKRSRLEELEEEDVQEEGERTRIKEEKIDTSSPGAVETQSPSHTSHDVEINTVTPSDTLVRRSISQQKTGVSITIDDPVRTSRQPSPPRGKVSNIVHICNLVRPFTLGQLKELLRRTGTLMEEGFWIDKIKSHCYVTYSSSEEAVATRAALHGVKWPQSNPKVLSVDFCLQDELDFHKGLGAADRPGAEDQGPGSGRGRTAGLPSLLPERDQWADREREMERREKARAEREWDRDKVREFGKLGGEKEEGPQRSRSREKRRKERGKSKEKKTEKKEKTAEDPPAKLLDDLFRKTKAAPCIYWLPLTEEQFVQRETARAERMKEREKRRKEQEAEEEKKREEERKERMKTGGGTTGDRSEGEKDKDRERDRERGRDRERERENDKRRDGYRRPGGSGAGGGGGRHSRSRSDPRDRRR, from the exons TACACCAGCATCGGCTGAGCAGCATAAGCCACCAGGCCCCTCTGGTGCAGGGAATGAGGTAGAGGGTAATAGGAATGAGGAAGCTGACATGTCTGGTCCTCCTGCATCTGGCTCTGTGGCCATGCGTGTGTCTGGTGGTGAACACAGGCCAGAGCGAGGTTCTACATCCAGCGAAGTTGCAGCTGACAGTGACGACGAGGACAgtgaggatggagaggaggatgctgaCGACGATGACTGGGATAGCAATGCTCGAAGGAGAAGTCTCAGAGAGCCAGCCAGAGCACCCACAACCAGAGAGAGGTCTGGAGCATCCTGTCAACCCCAGCAGCAACACATCCCTTCCCTTTTGTCGCCTCAGCTACGCCAACCTACACCCCCCCCTTCCCCACCTCCAGAGTTGTCATTTCCCTTGCCTGACACCCCTAAACAGAGTCCCCCTAGTCCAGATGTAGCCCCAGGTAGACGTTCATCCAGTACCTCCAGCTCTGGTTCATCCAGCAGTGGCAGCCGCAGTAGCAGcccagagccacagaggagtGGACCAGCTGAGCGCAAACCTGGCCCACTGACCTTACTGGCACGTAAAATGGAATCGGAGGGTGCTTTCTCTGGTGCAGGTTGGCATGGCGGTGATGGGGAAGGTGATAGGCAGGGTAGTGGTTCACCTTCAGGTGCATCGTTTCCTGCCAGAGGGCCTTTAGAGGGTCTAGTATCTGCCATCACTCACACAACCAACACTGCAGGCAATGTGCCCAGTCCTATGAACCCAGGCACATACAAGACTATCATAGGAGGACATCCAGCCCATAGTCAAGTACATGTGAGAATACTCAAGTCCACTGTAACGGGAGAGAAGGGGTCTGAAGCAGTTAGAGAAGCAGCATTTGAGCTGGAAAGgcaagagaaacagagaaaacttGACCAGGAACGAGCAATAGAGTTGGAGCGGGAAAGAGCTCTTGCACTGGAACGTGAGGAAAAGCAGAGAGCTTTGGAGAAAGAGATGCTAGAGCATCAGCAGGCCTTAGAAAGAGAAGAACAGGAAAAGGCCTTACAGAGGGAGCGAGAAAAGCAGGAGAGGGAACTAGCTCTTGAGcaagagagacaggagagagaacTAGCTCTTGAACGAGAGAGGCAGGAGAGGGAACTAGCTCTTGAACGAGAGAGGCAGGAGAGGGAACTAGCTTTggcaaaagagagggaggagcgaGAACAAGCCTTAGCACGAGAGAGGGCCCTGGAgctggagagacagaaagagctGGAGAGACAGAGGGCTTTGGAGCAAGAGCGTTTGCAAAGAGAAAgcgaggagagggagaagcaaGAACGTttgcaaagagaaagagaggagagggagaagcaaGAACGTttgcaaagagaaagagaggagagggaaaaggCAATGGAGCTAGAACGAGCAAAGGCTTTGGAGAGAGAACGGGCTCTTGAGCAAGAGAGGTTGGACAGGGAAAGAGCTTTAGAGGCTGAGAGAAaggagaaggaaaggaaggaaagagagtTGGCTTTGGAACAGGAGAGGCTGAAAAGGGAGAAGTTGGAGAGGGAAAAAGCCTTAGAAGAAGAGAGAATAAAGAGGGAGAAAGCTCTTGAGCAAGAGAGACTAGAAAGGGAGAGAGCCTTGGAGCAAGAGAGactagagagggagagagtctTGGAGCAAGAGAAACTAGAAAGGGAGAGAGCCTTGGAGCAAGAGAGACTAGAGAAAGAAGAAGCGTTAGAACGGGAGAGAATTATGAGAGAGAAAGCCATAGAGCGAGAGAGACTAGAAAGAGAAAAGGCCTTAGCACAAGAAAGGTTGGAGAAGGAGAGAGCCCTAGAGCAAGAGAGactggagagggagaaagcGATAGAGCAAGAGAGGctggagaggaaagaaaaagaaagagttgaAAGAGAAAGATTAGaccaagagaggagagagagggaaaaggcCTTGGAACTtgaaagggaggaaaaagagagagcagagatgGAGGCAGCTCTGGAAAAGGAGAGGGTTGAGAGGGAGGCAGCTCTGGAAAAGGAGAGGGTTGAGAGGGTGGCGGCTCTGGAAAAGGAGAGggttgagagagaaagagttgaaaaggaggagagggaaagacTAGACAGGGAGAAAGCTTTAGAACAGGAGAGACTTGAAATGGAGAGAGCCTTAGacaaggagaggaaggagaaagagagagccctggaagaagagagggaaagattAATCAAAGAAAAAGCCATGCAGAAAGAGGAACAGGAGAAGGCCCTTGTATTGGAGCACAAGCCTGAGTTGGTGGCtaaaaaggagaaggagagttGCCTCCCTCCAGCCAAGCGTGGTTGCAAGATTGATCTCGCACCCCTGCCCACTACTTCCCTCCTCTCCACAGGACCAGCTAGAAAATCTTCGGCTGAGGCAAGAGAGCAGGAAGATGTCCATTCTCCAATGTCCCGGACTGAAACACAAGCAGCAGAGACTGGTGCACCCACATCACCGACTCCCCTGTCTCCTCAGTCTTCATTTAAGAAGTTCCGCTTAAGAGACTCGCCACTTCAGCCCCAGTCTTCCTCAATTGTTATCAAGCGACCTCGTAGCTTCTCTGATACCCCTCAGCCTCAACCCTCGCCTTTAGTCTCCCCCATCAGTGTTGGAGAACAACAGCAGAAAGGACACCAGCCCACTGCTAAACAGGAAGCGCCACAGGTGCAGACAAAACTGGAGGCTGTAATATCACCAGGATCACCTGGAATCCAGTCTGAGGAGATGACCTCTTCCAAAGAGCAGGCAGATCCAGTGAAGACTGAGCATGCTGTAAAGGATTccaccaaaaaaataaaagtggatgaAAGCAAGAGTATTTTAACCCCATTGGATGTGACACAACGGGAGGGCAGAAGTGTGAAGAAGGAAGAGAAAATGATAAGACAAAGATCATCGTCTAGTGATTCCTCTTCCTCAGACTCTGACTCTTCATCATCTAGGTCTTCAAGGTCATCTGCTTCTTCTCAAGAAGAAACATCCTCCATCTCCAGAGGTAGAGGG GCGGGAAAATCTGGAAGAGATTCCTCACCACAGCACAGGATAATAAAAGAGATTGGAGGAGAAAAAATCCCAAAAGCCTCTCCTCGCAAAAGACAGAGGTCTGGAGATGATGTTCACGCAACTGCTGGTGATCATGTCAAG AAATCATTCACTGAATCTTCAACCCAAGAGGAGacacaaaggaaaagaaaggacagtgagagagaagaggaaaaggatAAACAAAG GCAGGTGACAGAGATTGCCATGGCAGAGCCAGAGAAGCTTCCAGAGAACTGTGAGGAG ACACCGAAGACCTCGGCTCGTAAGATCTCTCTCAGCA GCAACAAATTGTCTCCGGGCACAAGTAGTGCAGAGGGCGATCAGGAGTCTGGGGCTCCAGCAAATCGTAAGAGGAGGTGGGGTTCAAGTACAGCCGTCACTACCAAGAAACCTTCCATCAGCATCACCACAGACTCACTCAAG TCTCTGATCCCTGACATACGACCATGTCTTGGCCAAGAGGCAGTCGTGGATCTACACCCGGAGGAAGCTGTGCTTTCTGGGATTGAGGAGGAAGATAGGGAGCAGTCTGACCAGGACCTCCAGATACGTCGCACTGTCACACAG GTGGTGCACTCCGAGAGCCAGGAGAAtggacagaaagagacaaagaggagCAGACtcgaggagctggaggaggaagatgtacaggaagagggagaaagaacaaGGATAAAGGAAGAGAAAATTGACACCTCATCTCCTGGAGCTGTGGAAACACAATCCCCATCACATACCAGCCATGATGTAGAAATCAACACTG TGACCCCCAGCGACACCCTCGTTCGTCGCTCCATCAGCCAGCAGAAAACTGGCGTTTCCATCACAATCGATGACCCTGTTCGCACATCTCGGCAGCCTTCACCTCCTCGTGGCAAAGTCTCCAACATTGTTCACATTTGCAATCTG GTGAGGCCATTCACTCTGGGGCAGCTGAAAGAGCTGCTAAGACGAACTGGCACTCTGATGGAGGAAGGCTTCTGGATTGACAAAATCAAGTCTCACTGCTACGTCACT TATTCCAGCTCAGAGGAGGCTGTTGCCACACGGGCAGCTCTACATGGAGTGAAATGGCCTCAGAGCAACCCAAAAGTCCTTAGTGTGGACTTCTGCCTGCAAGATGAG CTGGACTTCCACAAAGGCTTGGGTGCAGCTGACAGACCCGGAGCAGAGGATCAGGGGCCTGGCTCTGGCCGTGGACGAACTGCAGGTctgccctctctcctccctgagAGAGACCAATGGGCTGATCGGGAACGAGAAATGGAGCGCCGGGAGAAGGCCAGAGCAGAGCGGGAGTGGGATCGAGACAAGGTCAGGGAGTTTGGGAAACTTGGGGGAGAGAAGGAAGAAGGTCCCCAGAGGTCACGCTCCCGAGAGAAGCGACGtaaggaaagaggaaagagtAAAGAGAAGAAGACTGAAAAGAAAG AAAAAACTGCTGAGGATCCACCAGCAAAGCTGCTTGATGACCTGTTCCGCAAAACTAAAGCAGCACCTTGCATATATTGGCTTCCACTTACTGAAGAACAG tTTGTTCAGCGAGAAACTGCCAGAGCAGAGCGTATGAAAGAGCGTGAAAAACGGAGGAAGGAGCAAGAAgcggaggaagagaaaaaaagggaagaggaGCGCAAGGAGAGGATGAAAACTGGAGGTGGCACGACAGGAGATCGGAGTGAGGGTGAGAAAGACAAGGACAGAGAAAGGGACAGAGAACGAGGTAGAGACAGGGAAAGGGAGAGGGAAAATGACAAACGCAGGGATGGCTACCGCAGGCCTGGGGGCAGCGGGGCAGGCGGTGGCGGCGGCAGGCACTCGCGCAGCCGCAGCGACCCGCGAGACAGGCGGCGCTAA